The sequence AGAGTGGTGTGATCATTCACATATCCTCTACCAGCAGCCAGTTTCCAATATGGGAGTCGACGATGGCTTATAGTGTTGCAAAGTCTGCATTGAATACTTATAGTAAAGCATTGGCAACAGAGGTAGCTGGTAAAGGGGTAAGGGTAGTAACTGTATCTCCCGGTTTAAATAAAACGGAGGCGATGACTTCCTTTTTGGAAGATTATGCAAAACAAAGCAACATCAGTGTGGAGGAAATGACGGGGAAACTTTTTGAAAGGTTAGGGGGTGTACCAATGGGAAGAATGGCAGCGCCAGAGGAAACGGCGGAGCTGATCTACTTCCTTGTTTCACCTGCGGCTTCTTATATCAGCGGAGCGAATTTAATTATTGATGGAGGGAATTTCCCGGTGGTGAAATGATGGTGTTGTTTTCGATTTGACCCAACGAGTTACTATTCGGTGTCATTGTAAACTGAGTTACACAGGGCGCATTAATTAATCAGGGAGAAGATAGTAAGGGAAGTTATTTGCAAATAAGACCGGTGGCTAAACTTAGCTACCAGTCTTATTTTACTATTATTAAACGCTACATCCTTCGGCATCTCCGACACTGATGATATTGGGGGTATAATTACCATCAGGTTTTTCCATTAGATACATATAAACGGGTAGTTGGTGTGCACATTCGTTTCCAATAAGTTTATTGCTTTATAAACCACTTCGCCGATATTCCTGATGAAGACCTTATCATCAGTAAATACATACCAGGCACCAATTTTTGTACATTTATCACCGTTTTCGAAACTGCCTTCTTATCCAAAATCTTCTTTCCCTGCGTGTCATAAACACTCAATAAAGCATTGTCGGCTATATTCACCGTTAGATAATCATGTGTGGGATTCGGATATATAACAACTGTTTCTTTACCTTCATCCTTCAGCAATGCCATCATCACCTCCAGTTCATCCGCGCCGATAGTAGGAATCGTATGTCTCTCATCACCATCATAATCATCTGTAACCGATGTGGAAGAAGTTCCCGCAACTAATGCACTGTCTCCTGTCAATAAATGCAGGTCGGCAGTTATCGTATCTACAAAAGATACAGGAACAGATATCGAATGTATATCCATATTACTGCTATCTTTAAATACAGCGAAACTGAGTGGTTTATTATACCATAATCCCACAGTTGCCGGATTTACACTATACAAATCATTATAGTCAGATAATATCCATTCCTGTGCAGGAACAGGCCGTTCATTCACCAAAGCATAATGTTTTCCGGTGCCGCCTGTCCTGGTATTGTAATAGATATTATTGACAGAAGTAACAATCGTACCCGTAAATCTTGATTTCCTGAACGCAGCAGAAATGTTACTACCGGCCGCAGTGCCCCCAATCGAAATGCTATTATAATAAGATGAAACAGCGGTAGAAATTTGCAACAGATTAATGCCATAGACCTCCGTCTTAGTCGGAGACAAACTAATCATATTATTCTGAACGGTAAAAGAACCTGCACCAGATGAGCCGTTTAACAACACCCCGCTAACTATTCCCGCTTTCTTTCGTCTGTCCGGAACCCTCAATATTACAATAGCGCACCGTATTCCTTTGGGCCCCATTTATAAAACGGATAGTAGAACTGCGTACTGTCAGGCTGCTATGTATATTGGTAATTGTCAGGCTTCTTACAGTGTCTGTGTCATGGATTCTTCCATCAATAATCACGCTATCGGCACCGTTTAGGTCAATCATGGCCGACGGCAGGTTACCACGAATAGAACAAACCGCAGAGGGCCGTATCTGTACGGTAATGTAATTGGAAGTGCCTTCACTTGCATTGAGCTTAGCGGTGGATGTTTCCGTCGTAGCACCTGTGATGGATATTTTTATTACCCCCTGGTGAATTCCTGCATTGATGCCATCAAATGCGCTTTTAAGCGTGGTATAAATGCTGTCGTGTAAACCGATGCTTGCATTTACTGATACCTGGGCATGTATAGAGTTAGTACTTATCAGTAACAATATAAGTGGTAAGTAGAATTTGTACATGGAATAAAGGTTTAATTATTGGGGATAACGGGTTACTTAAGTTAACGAATTAAGTTTATAATCAAATTCGTGTTAGAAAAACTACTTGTCATAGTAGGGGATGGGGAAGTATTTGTGATGGATAATATGGGATTTTAATCTTTTTATTACGATGAAGAATGATGTTAGAGCTGTAGCTTTTTATTGGTATTCGGGGAAATCATATTGAATTACTACGAATCGACTCTACTTAAAAAAATATGTTGGAAGCCTGAGGGTAAAATATATAGTTAATTTGAGAAAATATGGTACAGAAAATTCCAATTTAAGCATATTGAAAAAATGGTATAAAGAAGCATTATCTGACTTTTACCATTTTGTACATTGTCGGGGTGAACCGACACATTTCGAACACTTTCATTGAAGAATTAAACATGATACCTTTTGGTTGACCCCAAAAAGGGGGTCCGAGCTATTTTCAATTGAATTTCAAACAATTAACTATCATCTAAAAGAAATATTTAAAAGTAAAGAACTGGAAGAAGGGGCAACTATTCGAAAAATTCGGATAGTTCTAACAGAAGGGACAAGAGACGTTAATAGAGAATTGGATTTTTTTATAATCTTGCCATTGCTGTTGGTTACAGAGTTAATAGCTATGAGGCCACCCAATTTCGTATATGGGATTACAAACTTTCAAAAACTCTCCAACAAGTAAAAGTATTGAAAAGTTATATTGGCATCGCTAAAAACTATTTGATAGAGAAAGAAATCAAGGAACAGGAAAGAATTGTTTATATGTATCTGGATTATGCGGAAAATCAGGCAGCAAGGCAATTACCAATGAAAATGGCTGGTTGGAACCAAAAGCTGGATGCCTTTTTACAATTCGTCGGTGACCAGACACTTTTCAAACTTGTTTATAAAGGATTTGATTAAAATCGGACAATACTGCAAAAAAGACTAAAATGATCCTTTTTGCTTGAATAAAATTATTTCACCTATTGTTTGTCATGAGCCGGCTCCAGGAGTTATTCAGCCATATTTTTTCCGTAAATTGAGCCGAATAATTAAATTATTTTGCTCATGATATATAACGCATGAAACACATTTTCTATTTAATTTCCTTTACAGCCTGTTTATCTGTACAAGCCCAGAATCAATCCTCGAAAATAGCCGCTATCAGAGCTGCATATACTGCCATCAACACAGATATTGCCTATAAGGTAGTCAATCTTGATAATGAAATCCTGTTGGAAGATCACCCCGGCGAGGTTCCTGATGGAGGAGAAGAACTAACGGGCTATTTCAAAGGAAAAGAAGTAAAAAAAATAGTTTACTTTCTTGGTATATCCAGGGGGAATTATCAATATGAATATTACTTCGACAAAGGAAAATTGTGTTTTGTTTATGAAACATTTGATACTTTCTTGCAAATACCTACCGGACTAGATTTAAGCAAAACAAAAACGATATTTGAAGGTCGCTATTATTTCGATAATAATAAGCTCATCGCCTACAAAGTGAAAGGCACATCCCCTTACAGTCCCTATGCCGCAAGTGATCTCCCACAAATGGCAGCTGATCATCTGAATAGGTTGATAAAGAAACGCTGAAAAAATACAATTCCCGAAAAAGACGAACTGGGGAAATTCTAAAGTAAGAACAACAACCAAACACTCTTAATGAGGAATTTATGTTTTAGAGATAGATGCTGAAACTTTCCAGAAACTGAAGCAAAGTACATTCAGAAAAGAAAGCTGAGATTAAGATTGGATTGGACTATTCCCAGAAAGTCAGTTCGAATTTTCCTGAACAGATGGATTTAGCAATAGACTTATCGCTACATCTCTCTGCTGTATGGTGTGCCAGCAAAGACTAATGAACAGCTTCAAAATATCGTATTTCCGGAGGGAATTTTCTATAGTTTGTAAAATAGGGCATTTGAACTGAGAATGTTAACAGTCTCTTTACGCTCATCGCAAGCCTGAATGAGATTTCAGGGGATATAAAAAAAGACAGAGTAGTATTTCTACTACTCTGTTCAGCCAAGTCGGGGCGACCCGACACTGTTCGAACTTTTTTATCGAAGATTTGAGCAATACTATAAAGCACATGGAAAAGAGAGGCTGACTACAACTTATTATAATTTATAAATTGATTTTAAACACAATACAACTTATTGCTAATTAGCTTTTTAACTGTATCTTTCAACCCTCAATATTCCATCTATGAAATGTTTGTTTCTGATCCCTGTATTTTTGATTCTGGGCTTGGTTGCCTTTGGGCAAATAAAAGTTACCTCTCAGGGGCCAATATTTTCGAACGACGATAATCCTGGCATACAAAGAGTGTTACTTATGAAAAATGGCCAGACGTTTTATCTCTGTCTGAGTAAAGAATCATTGGTCGTTAGAATTTACTCTTCAAAGTTTACGGTAAAAGCTAACAAGAAATTATCTCCCCGTCTTGGCAAGGCATCCAGCTTTAAGATCAAAGGCCTATATGATATGAATGGAGATGTCATTCTATTGGTGAGTGCCGTGGTAGAGCACCAGTTAAAGTTGCAAAGAGTGATCATTGATGGTAATACAGGGGCTTTAAAGGACCAGCGTATTATTGGTGAGCTAGAGAAGGTCTCTTATTTCAAACTGGGTGGTGTGGCCTTTGGCGATGTGCCTGATCCAGATTTCTTTTCAGAAGAAATGCCGGAAGGGAATGGGTATGCGGTAGTGGCCATGAATAGTTTTCAGCCAGACAGAAGCAAGCGTATTGTTGTTTCTATATATGGTATAGATAACAAGGAGCTGAGCCATGCATTTTACAAATCTCCGGAGGAGAGGTATAAGTATATGCAATACTTAGGTATGGCCCCTATGGAGAAGAATAAGCTAGGGATACTGGCTTATGGTTATAATACATCATCCTCAGGTGGCAAAGAGTGTGAGTTGATATATGGTACACTTACTACAGGTGATACGACGCTGGAAATAGATAAACTGGGCACTTCCAAAAGAGCCTCTTCTTTTTCGATAGCGAGTTATAATGCATTGTCGAAAAAGATGTTGGTTGTAGAAAAGGTGGATAAGGAAGGATATACCTCAACGGTAGTAGATCCTTATAGTAAGACTGCTATTACAAAGATGAAGCTGAATAAGGAGCGGAACGATCTCCCAAGGAATATTTTTCCAAATGAAGATGGCTCCTTTACTATTCTGTATGAAGAATATGAGTTTTTTACAAATAATGGTCCTATCGTTAATTCCAGTCATTCACATTATGGAGACTTTTCCGTGAGTCTTATATCAAAAGATGGCACGCAGGAAATAGCAAATTATACTGTCCCCAGGAATTTCTGGCCCAAGCTGGGGAAAGATTTCCCATTGCCAGAACTAGCTGGTTATCTGAGTGCGGGCGGAAATAATTACCTGCTTTTAAATGATGATGCTGATAATGTAGAGCGTGTACAATCAGGGAAAAGAGTACATAGAGTAACCACGATGGATGATTGGAATGGATATTATTACACCCTGAGCGGGAAGGATGAAGTGCCGAAGGTGACTTCTCTTTTTGGAGAACCGGATGAAAAGCGGGTACATAATATGGGGGCTTATGCAGCTAGTGATTATAGAAAAGAAACAGGAATGTATGTAATAGTGAAACTAGAGCAGAGAGGGAAGGATACGAACTGGCGAATGGTATGGATGAAACCATAAATTGAAAAGGCGGTTTCATTCTTCAAAATGACATAACGCATTAATTTGATAATCATATATTTATGAGTTATTCCGCGAGTTAATTTAAGTATAAATTTTACTCAGGGAATAACTCACATAATAACTTGATATTCTTTGATAGAACAAAACCGGAAGAAAGGAGACCAATTGATCTCCTTTCTTCCGGTTTTATGTCGGGACGACTGGAAGAATTTCGAACGATTTTATTGAGGATTTACGTAGAGTTTTGCAATACTTCGAACAAAATGGCATAAGGTGACAAATAATTACATTAAAATTTGACGTTGATTGTTTGTTAACTGTTTTTATGGGTGCCGATATTGTTTACCTTATGGAAACGATTGATGCCGTTGGTGGTGACTTGAACACCAGTAATCATTCAGCAAAATAAGTGAATCGTCCAGGTAAAACCGTAATCTGTTAACCAATCACATATTCTGTTCAGCGACCTTTGTAGTAATTAAAACAGAAGCCACTAATGAAGTGGATTCTAAAAAATTCAAAGTGGAAATTATATGAAGGCTGAACAAAATAACAAGATTGAAGAAACCACAGTTGCCATCATCGGCGCCGGAGTATCCGGGCTAACGTTGGCAACTTTCTTACAAAAATCCGGTGTCCCCTGCATTATTTTGGAGCGGCGCGATCGCGCCTACATTGAAACAAGGCAGCGCGCAGGTGTTGTTGATGCGCGTGCGGTGCGCATGTTTGAACAATGGGGATTGGTAGACAAGTTGCTTAGCGGACCTGTGGCCCAGACTATTGATTATCGACTCAATGGCATCAGCCGTGTATTTGATGCCATAGCAGATGACGGCATTCAAAGCCGGTTCTGTACCCAACAGATGCTCGTGGGAAACCTGTTAAAGGAACTGATCGATGTGATGGAAGGCGACATCCGTTGGAACGTAAACGACATAACGATCCATAACGAAGAAAGCGAACGTCCGCAGATCACTTATTTCGATGCAGAAGGTCGGCATCAACTTGTCTGCACCTACATTGTGGGATGCGATGCTGACCGCGGTATGAGCCGACTATCAATTCCGGATGGTATATTGACCACATACAGTCATGAGTTCGGATATGCATGGCTGGCTGCGCTTGTTGAAGCGCCTGTTATAGGGCATCCGATCATGGGTGTCAGCGATCATGGCTTTGTAGCCCAGCTTCCAAGAGGCCCTCAAAGAAGCCGGTATTACCTGCAATGTGCGCTGAGTGACGGACCTGAGGACTGGTCGGATCAACGGATTTGGGATGAAATTCGTTTGCGACTGAATGATAGTACGATAGAGAATGCTGTAGTACACAATAAAGATTTCATTCCGCTACGGTCTGTGGTCCATTCACCAATGCAATACCGGAATTTATTTCTTGTAGGAGATGCTGCGCATCTTGTGCCTCCCGTAAGTGCTAAAGGAATGAATCTCGCTCTTTTCGACGTAGATATTCTGTCCAAAGCGCTACTGCAAGCTGTAAAAGACCATAACACATCGGCATTACAAAACTATTCCGAAACCTGCCTTCCTCATATCTGGAACTATCAGGATTTCGCTGTCTGGATGGCTGATACCATGCATGATGCCGGAGACCTTACGCTGAATGGTACCTTCCGCCAGATGACCGCCCGGGCACGCCTGGATAACTTGTTTAAATCTGATACGGCAGCTCGTATACACAGCGAATACCAGCGGGGAATGAACTGAGGCTGAAAAGCAAATATTGATATTTTGATAAAAACATTAAATGGTGAGACACAATTTGTCCACCTTTTAATGTTATTTGCAATATTATAGCTATGATTTTCTGGTGATCCTATTTTTTCCTAGTGCCTGCTAATGAATTAACAATAATTGATATGGGTAAAAAAGAAGGGATACCAGTTCACCGCATGGATGATTGGTTTTCCGGCGTTTATATAAAGCCGATGCATGTGAATAGGTTAGATCGTCCGGCATACGAAAAATCCGAACCTCACCGACATGATTTCTATTATTGTGTATTGTTGGAGAAAGGGAAAATAGAATTAGAGATTGACTTTGAAAAAATTCATTTAACCGACCATACCCTTTTTCTTTCCTATCCCGGACAGATCCATCGGATTGTTTATGCACAAATGGAGCATGGCTGGTTTTTGGCTTTTGATCCTTCCATACTGGATGAACAGCTAAAAAGCATATTAGATCAGTGCTTGTCAGAAGTTATGCATGTTCCGATATCTTCGGAACAATCGACCGGTTTATCCTCGTTCATTGAGCATTTATATTCAATTTATAATAACTCAGCTCAACTGTTTCGACAAACGATCACACAGTCTATGGTGACTGCGTTCGTTTATCAGGTCGCATCGGCTTACTTGTCTATGGAACGGTTCAACCTTATCAGGCATTCCGCACGCAGTATAGAGATTACAAAAACTTTCAGGCAAATACTACGTCATCATTTCAGATCAATGAAAAAGCCATCAGCCTATGCGGCCAAAATGAATATCACGGCAACATACCTGAATGATACTGTCAGATCTGTTACAGGGTTTTCGGTTACTTATTATATACACCATGAATTGATGCGTGAAGCCAGGCGGTTATTATACCATTCCGATCTTTCGATAAAGGAAATTGCAGGCACGCTGGGTTTTGAAGATGATAAATATTTCAACCGTTTATTCCGTAAGGTAGTCGGAGTTTCTCCGGGAGCATTCAGAAAAACAAGCGAAACATCTGTTCATTTATAATATTCGGTTTGGTATTGATTTTTGAGGGGGGGGGGTGGGGGATAGATTCTGTTTGGGGGAAAGGTAAAATTCGATTTCTACCTTATCACACGTTATGAAACGTCCGTATTCAGATTACATCTGGTTCCTCAATGGAAATCGCTTTTACTTTCAGGTATATTTTGTGCATGCAAGGTAATTCTGCCTTTTGAAACTAGAATTTTAAATGCGCAATAGTAATCTTCCAACTGATTTCAGAATAAATCAAACATAAAATGGGTAGAATCTGGTATAAACTTACCTAATTCTACCCATTTTTATCTAAGTCGGGGTGACCCGACACTTTTCGAACTTATTCGGAGCAGATTTGAGCATAATTGAACAATTTTGTTCAAGAATAGCATAATAGTTCGAAATAAATAATTGACTTTAATATCATAATTAACACGTTGGGGTTTCGCTATTAACGGTGCTATTGAAGATATGACTCTAGAAGAAGCCCGACAGCATTTTAGGTAAGGAGGCATTCTATTATTTTCTAACCAACGTATCTATCTTATATCCACTTCCATTACTAAGTGAATCTTTTGATATCGGTACCAACTTATTCGCTATTACAACAAAATTCAGAATAAAAGGATAATCAAATGATTTCAACGTCAATGTATCAGTACTTAAGGTCCAACTACCAAATATTGTATGGTTATAATTATTCATTCTATAAAACCCCTCAACCTTACATTCAAATTTACCATTATCATTTAAGGTTAATTTCCATTCCTTCCAATCTCCATCCATGCCTCTATTTCCTGCTTTCCCGACATAAGTTCCTAATATGCCAAACTGATAAAGTGGGAACAATGCTAAAAGGGTCAAATATTTCATCATATAATATCAATTAGAACTTTAAGTTATTAAAACCGTAGTTGATTTCTTCAAAAATTTCTTCCCATTAACGCACACCTCATCCCCTCTGTAATACACGCATCTCCAACAGTGATCACCATTGAAAACTCTCGAAAGAAGTGGCATGCTTTGAGCAGATCATTGCGGATTCACCTACGCCAGGCAAATCGTTTGATTATTAGTCTATAGCTATAAAACATAGCAGGATATTGAGTCTGAAGTATTCTATGGGGAATTCGGTAGAAAGTTTGTTAGCACCTTATCATCTGGCACTTGATTATTTTGTGAAGGTTGGGATAAGGATGATCCTGTGCGTAGGTTCCCATATTTGCCGCCAGTTTCCTTCAGATTCGCAGTCGCCCACGACAACCTTGCTCTTGGCTAACCCTTCCTACTGCAAAGTGGGTTCGGGACTTACGCTCTATAGCAGATCGCCATGCCTGGCGCACTAAAAAAGAGAACCCGCTCTGAGAGCGGGTTCTCTTTTTCCAGTCGGGGCGGCAAGATTCGAACTTGCGACCTCCTGCTCCCAAAGCAGGCGCGATAACCGGACTACGCTACGCCCCGTTTCCACTCACTATTTTTCGTAGTTGGGAGTGCAAAAATAATAACCTTTTTTCAAGTTGCTAAACTTTTTTTCAAAAAAATGTACCTGACCACCTAAAATGGTCATTTATGACAACACATATCCCGGAGTTTATCCCTTCAAATACTTGTTTAATTCTTCCACTAACAGGTAAACCGTGGTGCATGGGCATTGGTCTGAGTAATTCCGATCCCCCCGATAAGCTTCATGAAGACGTCTGGCACGACGAATAGCAAGATGCTGTGAAGCCCCATTTAATCCTTGATGTCGATCATAATGTCCTTTACAAAAAGCTATTGCCTTTGCCTCATTATGAAAGCTATCCAGTTCCCATCTATCTTTTAGAATTGTATATAAATCCCGTCGGTTTACATTCGCGTTAAGCTCAACATAATGAAGTGCAAACCAGAGTTCAAAAGCATCATTTGACCATGCCACTTTCTGACCATTATCCTGCGCTCTTTTAATCGAGCCATTGAAATCGTTAATCGTTCGGCTGAGTTGAAGCTTCGTCTGGTTTAACATCATAATCAAAAACTCACCAAATCTCGCGTCCTGCATGTTCTTCCTCTTGTTGCATTTTTAATGCATAATCTACAAGGGAATTTTTGGTATTCTTCCCTCCAATTATTAAAACAGTTTTAGAAGGAACAGGAAAGCTTTGAAAGTAAAATGGCTCAGTATTCTCCCCTTCACAAATGATCAGAAATGTTTTGTTTTTATCAATTTGCTCCTCTTTATAAGCATTGCCCCCGATAAAATTAATTGAACGAAGATATGCCTCATTAACCCGGGCCTTACTGGGTTTATTATATCCCATCCTGATCAGATTTATGCTTAACTACCCAATCAATTTTGTCCAGATAAGGTATAGCAGAATAAGAACCGTTCAAGTATTCTTTATCATAAGAGGCATCTTTTCTAACCCCTTTATATTCTATTAGATTAGTTAAAGTACTAATACCATACTTATCTTTATTTACAAAACAAATTTGATCCCTCCTCAGCTTTGCCCGTTTTAGCAGACTTGCATCATGAGTTACAAAAATTAATTGTGCATGCCTGGGATTAGTTTCAGAATTATTAAAAAGCTCAACAATCTTTAAAGTCAGATTAGGATGAAAGCGCGCGTCAAACTCGTCTATAATAATGATTCTTCCCTCCCATAGAGCTTCTAATATAAGTGCCCCAACACTAAATAGTTTCGCAGTTCCTTCAGATTCCCATTCCCCAAAAGGAACGATAATCTTATCAACAACCTCTCCTTCTTCGTTAAATTTGGAATGAACAGAAAAAAGACTGACCGGCTTTCTTTTATTGCCGTCCATGGAAGTGCTGATTTCCTTTTTCATTTCCAATTCAACTAAATGTTCTGGTAATTCAGCTATTTCCAAATCTTCAATCCCAGTATCTGCAGCCCTTAACAGACTTTTAATGGCTTCCTTCTGCTGCTCGTCACCTTCAACCATGGCAGTCATCGCATATTTTAATGCAGAGTCATCATAAACTCCATCAACTGCCATAATTCTACGTATATCATCCCGAATGCCACCTAAAAATTTATTTCCCGAAAGCGCAGCTGCGGTCAGAAAAAGAGAATCAGTTCGAAAAAGCTCACTATCTCCACTTTGGGCCTGCTTAATAAAATTATCCATGGCAGGCAATTCCTTTTCATTGATATTCATGCGTTCAGGAGTTCGCATAAATATTTCTGCCTGATGCTCGCCTGTTCCTGAATACAGCCACTCATAGGTTACCTTACCACTCAAAATTTGAAAACCGTAGCGGTAAACTATACTTTTGTGCAACATGATATATTGGAAAAATACAGGTTAGTCATCCCAGTTTGAAAGTAGCTGAAAACGATCATTCCATAAACCCTTTGGAATACCTTCTACAGCAACCGATCTGCTAACCATAAAACAAAAAGCAGCCATTGCTTTGGCAAGATTACTCTTTCCACTGGCATTACTCCCAAAAATCGCCTTCGATTTCAATAGTCGTAATGACTGCTCCTCAAAAACATGCCCTTCTTCTAATCCACTATCATTACTACGCAATGGGGTGGCTTCAAGGCTAAATTTTTGAAGATCTCTGAAAGACCGGAAATTCCCAAAGTGAAATTCTATAAACATAAAAAAATCTACCTTGTTTATTTGTGAAAAATCACAAATGATGGTTTTTAGGTCTTGGAAAGCTACTTTTTTAACCAACTACCTCTCACCCTTATTCTCAAGAGTCGAGAATAAATTGATTTAAATGAAACGTTCTTTCATTCTTAACAATACAGAATTTGAAATAGCAAATGAGGAAATGCTGGTTAACAGTTCAATCTTTAAAAATTATCAGATTATGCCGAAGTAATAACAAATAACCTAATGGCTTTGGCCCCTGTAATTGATAAATTATTATGTGCTGATTTTTTCGATGCCTGTAGATGGTAACAAACTATACCAAAAGACCGGAAAAAGGAGATCAGTTTCCCGATCTCCTTTTTCCGGTCTTTTGTCGGGGTGACCCGACACTTTTCAAACAATTTTATCAATGATTTACTTAACCTGATAACTTTATATAATAACGTATTATTTCAGAAAACTAATGCAAATCCTAAGGAACTATCTCCACATTTTTAGACAAACACCAAACATACCCTATTGATTCCTTTATCCTTACTACTGCAGCTTCTTTAATTGCTATTTCTATCCATGCGTCAACCTGTTTGGGGGTTAGGTGTAATGTATCTACAATTTCAGTTTTAGCAACTGGCTTATTTTTAAAATTATTAAACCAAAGAGCTATAAATAATTTAAAGAAATCTAAATCAGTTAATTTTATTTGCATAGTTTCTTTAGCTAATTCAGAATTAGCGCTCTCAACTGAAAATGTCTTTTTATCTGCCGAAATTCTACTTGTTTCATTTGCTTCTCCTGAAAATAAAGTAAGCTCATCTTTAGGCTGGCAGGTCTGAACCAAATCCGCAATTACAATACTATCGCCCTCAGGTATCCACCTACCTCCAAGTTTTACAATCTCCTGATTACCTTTTTCGGCAGAAGGATAAACCCAAACCGGAGCCCATTTATTCTTAAGATTTTCCTTTGCGCCTTCCCATGTACCTCCTTTTATATCAGATTTTATTACCACTGTAGCCTCTGACATCGCATAAATTAACTTGTTCCGCCCCATAGCATTTCCTGCATTGAAACTAGCTTCAGGATTATACGGAGATATCAGAACAAGTTTATTACTACTTATATAATTTCTATATTCAGAACTCGTAGACTTCTTTATTAAAGAATCAGCTAAAATACCTACGCAACTTCCTCCTCCAGAAAGTGAACCAATCATCGCAGCCTCATCAACACCTTTTGCACCACCAGATACAACACCAAATTTTTCCGAAGAAATATCCTGGCCAATTTTATGTGTTAAATTTATATCAGAATCACTTACATTACGGGATCCTACAACTCCAATATATTTTTCTTTTAACAACTGCGGATTTCCTACTCCAAAAAGAATATTTGGCGCTAAGTCCTTTAATTTTTTCCTGAATGACTCTGGATATAAAGCATCTCCTCTACTGATAATCCAAATTCCAGCCCTTTGCCATTTCTCTAAAGTTATAGCTAATGCAGCCTTTCTTTCCAATAATCCTATTAAACGGCTTTTGCTAATATTCTGGTCATTCCATTCTCCAAAAAGTGAAACAACATTTGTAGTTAAAAAATCTTCCGGATTCAAATTTTTTGTTTGCATCCATCTAACCAACCTATTCCATTCTGTGAGTGATAAAGGTTTATTCAGCTTATCAAGCTCTTTTGCGAAATAACATGTAAATAATAATATTGCTTTTGTTCTTTCACTCATTATATTATATTTTTAACTTACAGTAGTAGATGTAAGTGCCAAAGGATAGACGGGACCACTACCTGCATTGCGTAATAAAGCTGCTATAATTGTAAAAGTCCATCCTGAATCAATTGCATCATCTATCAAAAAAAC is a genomic window of Chitinophaga sp. LS1 containing:
- a CDS encoding 4-hydroxybenzoate 3-monooxygenase; translation: MKAEQNNKIEETTVAIIGAGVSGLTLATFLQKSGVPCIILERRDRAYIETRQRAGVVDARAVRMFEQWGLVDKLLSGPVAQTIDYRLNGISRVFDAIADDGIQSRFCTQQMLVGNLLKELIDVMEGDIRWNVNDITIHNEESERPQITYFDAEGRHQLVCTYIVGCDADRGMSRLSIPDGILTTYSHEFGYAWLAALVEAPVIGHPIMGVSDHGFVAQLPRGPQRSRYYLQCALSDGPEDWSDQRIWDEIRLRLNDSTIENAVVHNKDFIPLRSVVHSPMQYRNLFLVGDAAHLVPPVSAKGMNLALFDVDILSKALLQAVKDHNTSALQNYSETCLPHIWNYQDFAVWMADTMHDAGDLTLNGTFRQMTARARLDNLFKSDTAARIHSEYQRGMN
- a CDS encoding RloB domain-containing protein, coding for MGYNKPSKARVNEAYLRSINFIGGNAYKEEQIDKNKTFLIICEGENTEPFYFQSFPVPSKTVLIIGGKNTKNSLVDYALKMQQEEEHAGREIW
- the rhuM gene encoding RhuM family protein → MWDYKLSKTLQQVKVLKSYIGIAKNYLIEKEIKEQERIVYMYLDYAENQAARQLPMKMAGWNQKLDAFLQFVGDQTLFKLVYKGFD
- a CDS encoding RloB family protein encodes the protein MQDARFGEFLIMMLNQTKLQLSRTINDFNGSIKRAQDNGQKVAWSNDAFELWFALHYVELNANVNRRDLYTILKDRWELDSFHNEAKAIAFCKGHYDRHQGLNGASQHLAIRRARRLHEAYRGDRNYSDQCPCTTVYLLVEELNKYLKG
- a CDS encoding helix-turn-helix transcriptional regulator, encoding MGKKEGIPVHRMDDWFSGVYIKPMHVNRLDRPAYEKSEPHRHDFYYCVLLEKGKIELEIDFEKIHLTDHTLFLSYPGQIHRIVYAQMEHGWFLAFDPSILDEQLKSILDQCLSEVMHVPISSEQSTGLSSFIEHLYSIYNNSAQLFRQTITQSMVTAFVYQVASAYLSMERFNLIRHSARSIEITKTFRQILRHHFRSMKKPSAYAAKMNITATYLNDTVRSVTGFSVTYYIHHELMREARRLLYHSDLSIKEIAGTLGFEDDKYFNRLFRKVVGVSPGAFRKTSETSVHL
- a CDS encoding SDR family oxidoreductase, translating into MKSKPTIDAVLAGKIALVTGGTKGIGKAVVKRLEQAGATVIVTARNQPEDPDVTYTFIAADLSRAEEVSKVADIINQQFGRIDIIINNMGANVYPGGGFSTLTDEHWDQALQVNLLASVRLDRALLPTMLAQKSGVIIHISSTSSQFPIWESTMAYSVAKSALNTYSKALATEVAGKGVRVVTVSPGLNKTEAMTSFLEDYAKQSNISVEEMTGKLFERLGGVPMGRMAAPEETAELIYFLVSPAASYISGANLIIDGGNFPVVK
- a CDS encoding T9SS type A sorting domain-containing protein: MISLSPTKTEVYGINLLQISTAVSSYYNSISIGGTAAGSNISAAFRKSRFTGTIVTSVNNIYYNTRTGGTGKHYALVNERPVPAQEWILSDYNDLYSVNPATVGLWYNKPLSFAVFKDSSNMDIHSISVPVSFVDTITADLHLLTGDSALVAGTSSTSVTDDYDGDERHTIPTIGADELEVMMALLKDEGKETVVIYPNPTHDYLTVNIADNALLSVYDTQGKKILDKKAVSKTVINVQKLVPGMYLLMIRSSSGISAKWFIKQ